The nucleotide sequence GGCGTGGTGTTGAAGTAGGCGATGCCGCCGGTAGAAACGTGAAAGGCGCCGGACTGGATCGCCGCAATCCCTTCGTGGACCAGTTGGGTGCGGCAATCCACCAGCCGGGCTTTCTCCCCGCCGAACTCGAGCGCTTTACGCGGGATCTCGTCGTAGTCGGCCTCGTCAGGCTGGCCGAGGTTGGCGGTATAAGCAAAAACGCGCGCGCCTTTTTGCTTCATCCAGAGTAGTGCCGCGCTGGTGTCGAGACCGCCCGAGAAAGCGATGCCGACTTTTTCCCCCTTGGGCAGGCTTTTCAGGATCGTACTCATCGAGCTTCCAATCGGTCGAAATGGCGGATGTCGTTATAGCGTTTTCGAGCGAAGTGGATACCGGTTCGCGTGAAGAAAACGCGTCAAAACAAGAATCTAGAGCTTCGGTGCTGATTCAATCAGAATCGACAATGCTCCAGCGGGCTTGAGGGCCGCGAATATCAAATTTCGCAGCCGTGGGCACGCGTTTAATGGCGCTTGGCGGCTGAGGACGAACTACCCCGCCTCGCGCCCGCGCCAGCGCTGCCACAGGCGGTAGCCGGGCCAGCCCCAGCGTGCCAGCGCGGCTTCGATTTGCGCGTCGGTGAGCCTCGTCGACGGCCAGCGGTAAATCCAGGCATAGGCCAGCCAGATCACGAAAAAGCTGACGAGGCCGGCGGCTGCGACATCGGTGAAGAAATGCCCGCCGAACGCCATCCGCAGCACGCTGGTCGCGATACCGAACAAGGTCGCCGCCGTATAGGCAAAAGGCCGCCACGCCGGCGGCGTCAGCGCCGCGGGCGCGTAGGTCCAGAACGCAGTGGCGCCCTCGCCGGAGAAGAACGAGCAGTTACGCCCGCACTCCCCGCGCGGATCCCACCACGGCACGAATTGCCAGGGGCCGTTGAACTCCGCCACCACCGCCGGCCGCGGCCGCCCCCAATGACTCTTGAACGTGAGATTGGTCAGCACGACGGCGGAGAGCAGGATGGTGAGCAAGAGAAACACCGCCGCGCGTCCCGGAACCAGCATCGGCCGGTCCGGCCGCACCAGCTTTCCGACAATGGCAATCAGCGCCGGCAGCGCCAGCGCCCAGGCGATCCACATCGCGCCGTCGCGCGCGAATGCCGCAAGCCCGCTCTGCTTCAGGGGAAACGATGTGCTCGCCGAATCGTAGAATAACGCCGCCAGCTTCAGGTCGAGTTCAGGGAAAATCCCGAACAGCAGTCCGATGACGAGCGATATGCCCAACGCGATAACAAGTCCGGTCCGGTTCATGACGCGCGGTTTAGCCGAGGTGGTTGGGGATGAAAACCCCTGTCATTGCGAGCGAAGCGAAGCAATCCATTCTTTCTTGTCGCGGCGGGATGGATTGCTTCGCGGAGCCTGTCATCGGGCGGCGCTTTGCGCCGACCCGTTGGCTCGCAATGACGGCTGTGCTTGAGTCACGCCTGCGGCCGCGACTGCGACGGCAATGGTGGCGGTGGCCGCAACGGCGGCCTTGGTTCGCGCCAGGCGCCGGCGGATCGGCCCGCGATCATCCAGTAGATCAGGCCGGCCACAATGCCCGCGCCGGTCAAGATTTCGAGGTGGCGGCGCACGATGCCGTCGAATTTCAGCGTCTCCGGGTCGAACGGAATGAGCCCGAGATAGCAGGCCGCCCCGACGATCGCGCCGCCGATCGCATAGGCAAGCACGCTGCGGATATAGAAGGCTTCGGTGATGAGCACCACGACCAGCGCCGGCAGCAACGCAAAGCCGGAGAGAAAGACGAAGCC is from Bradyrhizobium sp. AZCC 2176 and encodes:
- a CDS encoding phosphatase PAP2 family protein → MNRTGLVIALGISLVIGLLFGIFPELDLKLAALFYDSASTSFPLKQSGLAAFARDGAMWIAWALALPALIAIVGKLVRPDRPMLVPGRAAVFLLLTILLSAVVLTNLTFKSHWGRPRPAVVAEFNGPWQFVPWWDPRGECGRNCSFFSGEGATAFWTYAPAALTPPAWRPFAYTAATLFGIATSVLRMAFGGHFFTDVAAAGLVSFFVIWLAYAWIYRWPSTRLTDAQIEAALARWGWPGYRLWQRWRGREAG